Within Thermococcus indicus, the genomic segment AAGGGCCACCAGGGGGAACTCAGCCGCGGCCTTTTCCTATCCGGAATATGTCCACCCTCGTGATGATGCCGGTTATCCTGCCCTCCCTGTCCTGGACTAGAACGGCGGGGTGCTCTTCCAGGAGGTACTTGACGACCTCCAGGTCCTCGTCCTCGTTCACTATCGGAAACGGCTCCTCCATGACCTCCATGACCTTGTGGTCATAGATGTCCTCGTACTCGAGGCTCTGCCTGACGAGGGTTCTCTCCGTGACGGAGCCGACGACCTTGTTGCCTGCTATGACTGGAATCTGGGATATGTTGTGTTCATTCATGAGCTTTATGACGTTCTCAACGCTGTCGTAGGGTTTGACTGAGAGAACCGGGGATGACATGACGTCCCTGGCTGTGAGCTGGGCCCTCTTGCACTCGAGCAGGGCCTGGAGGATTCGGTTGAAGGTTGAGAGCCTGGGGTCCACCTTTCCCGTCTCGAGCTTCGCTATGTACGCCTGAGTCACGCCGGCCTTCTCCGCAAGCTCCTCCTGGGTTATTCCAAGCTCCTTGCGAATTCGCCTTATCTCCTGGGGTTCTATCGGTCGTGGAATTATCACCATAAATAACCACCGATTATGCCGGCTTCTCAGAAACTAACTCCCGCCCTCCCGGTTATAAGCCTTCCTCAGAAGTGCATCGAATTGTGGGCCGGGTACAGAGGCCCGCGTTCATCCGCTCGCGCGGGTGGATGCTCCCGGCCCTGTGGGCTCGGCGTGAGCACTCTCCGCTCACGGAACCCGATACCTCGCGGAGGCGGGTAGACCGAGCCCATGAGGAGACGATTGTCCCCTCACTGTCGGCGATTGGTTTTATGACCGACCACCTTAAAAACCTGAGCCTCAGCCTGTGGAGATGAGTATTACCCCAAGAACCGCCAGGATCAGTCCCTCGAGTATCCTCCTGTTGGGCGGTTCCTTGAGGATTAATATCGCCAGGGCGGAGGCTATTATGGGGTTTATAGCCGAAACGGGGGCCGATATCTGAGAGCCCACGAGGTTTATCGAGTAGACGAAGAGGTACTGTCCGAGGAGCAGGCCGGTGGCCGCGGCGCCGGTCAGGAGAAGCGCCTCCCGAAGGGTTATCCTCCTCAGCTCACCCGCGTACCTCGGCAGGAAGGACGACACGGCTAAGGCCGCGAACATCATTCTTATCCCCGCGAGCGTGAGCACGTCCACGTAACCGGTGAGCCAGTCCATGGTGAGTATCGCGAAGCTCCAGGATATCGGGGCCAGGATCGCGAAGAGAAAGCCCCTCGGGTTTATATCCTCTTCCTCCTCCGCCTTCCTCACGACCACTATCGCGGAGACCACGAGCGCCGCTCCGACGATTATCTGGGCGCTTATATCTCTCCCGAGAAACAGGAATGCCCAGAGTATGGCCCACAGAGGGTAGGTGGAGGTTATCGGGACGGTTCTTGAGACGCCCATCATCTTGAGGGCGTTGAGGTAGAAGTAGTCGCCTATGACGAAGCCGAAGGCCCCGGAGACGAAGGCAACCGCGAGCAGCTTTGGCGACAGCCCGGCGACCTTCGAGAAGGTGCCGTTTATCAGGAAGATTACCGCGAACATCACCGAGACGGCGTAGAGGCGGAAGATGTTGGCCGCCACTGGGCTCTTGTCCCTCATTCCTGCCTTTATCAGTATCGTCGATGCCGCCCACGAGAAGGCCGATGCTAGCGCTGCCAGAACTCCAATGATTAGAGCGTCCATGTTGGTGGGGTGGCACAGTTAGCTTAAAAGCTTAGCGTTTAGATGTTCGACGAAATGCCGTCAAAGTTATTAAACCTCCCGCGGAATTGGGACGGATGATGACCTCGGCATATCTGACGTCAGGATGATGACGATCTTGAGTGCTGACGACGGCCCTCCCTGTCATGAGGGGTTTTAAAATGAATAAAAGGGGAGGGCTCAGCGGATAATCACGTTGAGTCTCCTCACCTTCATTGAGATTCCGTACTCCCTGGACACGTCCTTGATGACCCGCTGAATTGTTGCCGCGATATCCTGCTTTATTTTCTCGTCGGAGACTCCTGAGAACGAACCGAAGAGGCCTCCAACGTTTTCCCTGAGGAAGCTGGCCTCGATATCGACGTAAACTGTGGAACCCTTGATCTCGTGGTTCAGCTTGAGCCATTTGAACGTGACGCGCGGGACGAGCTTGAGCTCCGCGTGAACCCTGTTCTTTAGGGTCTCCACCGCCGGTTCTATGCGGCTCTTCAGCATGGTTTCCTCGCTTTCCTTCTTCTTTTCCTCTGTGAGGACGGAGAGCTCGTCTATTCCGGCCTGTTTAAGGAGTTGCTCGACCTCCTTCTCCAGGAGCTTCTTCTTGGCGATTATCTCCGCGGCCTTACCGCTGGTCTCGACGGCCACAGGGGCAGCTGCAGAACCCGAGGGGCTTGCCTTTGACACTGTTTCAACCTCTATGTTGTGGACGGTTATGTAGCGCTTCAGGGTTCTCCCGAGCTCCCTGGCGTGCCTGCTCACCACGTCCTTCACTACCCTCTGAACCGCGTCCTTACTCATGCCCGTTTCGACGACTAAGGAGAGGTTTATCTCGAACTCCTTGCGCCCCCTGATGTCGAAGTGGGCCTTGTCGATCTTTATCCCCGCGCTCTCTATCTCCGTCACAACGGTCCTGGCGTAGGCGCTGAAGTACGGCCACACGTCCTCGAGAACGGACAGTGAAATTCTTCCATCCTTTGTGACGTTGCCGGTCTTCTTCTTGTCCCTGTCCACTATCTCCTGGGGCTTGAGTTCCTGGCCGTCGATGATTATGCAGACATCCCTAATTATCGGCTTTATCTCTGCCTCCCTGAGGAGAACGGGGGCGTACTTGCTAACGGCGTGGAGCATCCTCTTCTCCGCCACTTCTATGTCCCTTGAATCGCCGGTGGAGTTTCCGTAGATGTGGACGTTAAGATAGACAACGCCCTCGCCCACGCTGGCATCGAACTCTATTCTGTTTATCGTAAGGCCCTTTATCCTCTTGGCCTCTTTGAGGAGGTCCTCTGCATAGACCTGGAATGCCTTCTCGGGTATGCTCCCCCCGGTCAGGTTGACCACAACCTCGGGCTTCCCCGCAGGGGTTGGGGCGGGCCTGGGCTTTTCTGCCTCCACCACTGGGGGCTGCGGCTCGGGTGTGGCCTGGGAGGTCGCCGCCATTGCTGCTTTTCTCTCAGCAGGTTCCCCGGGAGGTCCCTCGCTGAGGACTTTGAAAAGTTCGCCCAGCGGGACTTTTGGGGTCTGAGTGTATGCGTCGATATTATCAGCCACGGACAGTTTGAGCTCGAGTTCATCGAGGATATAAACGTCAACGACCATTGGTTTGCCAATGGATGACTTCAGCACCCTGATTGCTTCCTCTCCCGAGAGGTTCTGCTTCGTGTCAATCACGAGACACTCCGCTGCAAGCACCTTTGACCTGTCAAGGAGGACGGTTATGTAATACTTACCTTCCGCGCTCCTGGCAAATATCTTTAGAAAAGCCCCGTTGCCCTGGGAAAGCGCCTTTTGAACGAGCGCTCCCAGATCCCCTGCGGAGGTTGCTACCACGTTCTCCATGGAGGGTCCCTTGTCCGGCAGCTGCATATCCATCACCATTAGCTATATATATCCTTCAGCCAAAAAATCCCAGAGAGGAATTCACCGTCCTAGTATATCGGCGCTTGTATTTAAACATTATTGTGCAAAAAGGTGGGGAACATGCGGGTGCTGGTACTCGGAGGCGGGGCAATCGGCAGGGCGATGGCCGATTCTCTTAGGGGGGAGTTTGAAGTTGTGGTGGTAGAGAAGGACGAAATCCGCGCCAGGGCCCTTGAGGAGAGTGGTTTTCATGTTATCCACGGGGATTTTTCATACACCGCCACCCTCCTGAAGGCGGGGGTTGACAAAGCCGAACTCATCATAATAACCACAATGAACGTTGATGTAATCAAAAAAACCGTCTACGTGATAAGGACCAACAACAAAGACGTGCCCATCGTTACGGTTCTTCCCGATGATGTTGGCCTGGATGACCTCGTTTCCCAGATAAACGATGAGTACGAGGCAGAGGTTAAGGTTGACTACGCTGTCTCGCCCAGGAGTGCATTGAAGGATGCCCTAATCAGAACGGTTGGTAGGATTGGCGAGCGGAAAAACGCCAACCTGCTGGTCAAGAAGCTAAAGGAGCTCAGGAATCAAGCAGACTCCCTTCTGATAGTCATGCACGACAACCCCGACCCGGACGCAATAGCCAGCGCGACTGCCCTGAGCGTCATAGCCCAGACCCTTGGCTTCAAGACCCAGATAGTCTACGGCGGCGAGATAGCCCACCACGAGAATAGGGCCTTCGTGAACCTTCTCGGCATCGACCTCAGGAAGGTCTCCCGGGGTTCCTACGAGCTGAAGCGCTACCCGTTTATAGCCCTCGTGGACTGCCAGCCCAACGGCAACCTCACGACGCTTGATCAGTCCGATTACAAGAAGATAAAGATACTCATCGACCACCACCAGATACTCCAGCACCTTCAGGAACTCATCCCGGAGGACGCTTTCCTCGACATACGGCCCGATGTTCACTCCTCCGCCGCGATCCTCGCAGAGTACCTCAGGATGCTCAACATCTCCCTGTCTCCACTCATGGCCACCGCCCTCTTCTACGGCATTTACATCGACACCAAGAAGTTCTCCAAGCTGAGCCACGTTGACCTCAGGGCCATCGAGTTCCTGGCAGGCAAGGTGGACTACGAGCTCCTTGACAAGATAGAGCACCCGGACATAAGCACCGAGACGGCCGAAATTCTGGCGAAGGCAATAATGAACAGGCGCATCTACAAGAACGTTGTCGTCAGCAACGTGGGCTTCATCACCAACCGCGATGCCATAGCGGAGTCAGCTGATTTCCTCCTCCGCCTGGAGGGCATAACCACGGTCCTCGTCTTCGGCATAGTGGACGACAGAATAGAGATCTCCGCCAGGACCCGCGACGTCAGGGTTAACATCGGGGCGGTCCTCAGGGAGGCCTTCGGTGACATCGGAAGCGGTGGAGGCCACTCCAGATCTGGCGGGGCGAGAATCCCGCTTGGAATCTTCAAGCTCGCCAAGGACAAGGGCTCGCTCCTCAGGCTGGCGGAGGAGGCCATAACGGAGAAGTTCCTGGAGGCACTAAAAGTTAAAGAAGGCTGATCACTCCTCTTTTGCCTTTACGAGTATTATATCACCTATCGCGGTGACCCTGTTGTAGGGCACGCCGACCTTTTCACTCGGCAGTCCAAGGGCCAGCACCTTTCCCTGGCCCCTATCAATATCGATCAGAATCTCGTCGACGTAGCCGACGTAGTAGCCCTTGGTGTTGTATATCTGCTTCCCGTAGAGCTTTGAGAGGCGCATCACCATTTTAATCACCGGAGTAGGTTGTGGACGGACGTATTTAAACATTACCTCCGGGGAATGCTCTTGGCCACCTCGAAGGCCCACCTCGCAAATACCGCGAAGAAGGCCAGCACCGCCCCCATGACCCCTACGACGAACAGGCTCGCAACGGCGCCCTCGGTGCCCTGGAGGGGTTCGTACCCTTTGAAGGCCAGCATTGCCACGGCGAAGCCGCCGAAGTAGCCGAGCGGAACGAGGAACATGTCCAGGTAGCTGGAGGGACCCAGGATCATCATGACCGCCATGACGACGGCTATGAACGCGTACGCCCCCGAGGGGCCAACGTCCCTCACCGTCCACAGACCCGCCAGCAGGGAAGTGGCCAGAAAACCCATGGGGAACGCGTATGCAGAGGCCCTGACGTTAACGGGGTATCTGAGGCCCAGCAGGACTCCCGCGAGCAGGCCGACGTATATCAGGTACACGAACCCCTCGTTTCCAGCATTGGGCGAGTACATGGCCACCGCTACCGCAAAGCCTATGAACGAACCCACCCCTGCCCAGGCAAGGAGCGACCTCCAGTTCACATCCCGCGGGTTCATGATTTCACGACCTTTATCGTTATCTTTGAGCCGTCCTGAAGGTTCAGCTTCTCCCTGAGGTAGATGGGGGCCACTATTTCCGCTATCTTCGGTGGATGGACCGTTCGCGAGGGGATAACTATTGCACCCTCAGCGTCCCCTATCCTAACCCGGTATGCTTTGACGTCTCCGAAGGTCCTCCCATCCTTTACGAATCCCGGAAGGATGACCGGCCTGACGCCGCATAAGGCATCGAATACAGTCCTCGGGAAGATAACGCGGATGTTCAGCGTTCCGGGGTACGGTTTGAAGCCCAGGTACTCCTCGATAAGCTGGGAGTACTGCCTTACGTAATAGGCCCCCTCCCCTATTCCAGAGATGACCTCGCCGATTATAACGCCGTTGTAAAGGACGCCCGATATGGCATCGCAGAGTTCCTCCAGAAAGGCCAGACCGCTGGGGCTTATCTCGACGTAGGTTTTCTTCCCCTCGACGGACTTTTCTATGAACCCCTCCCCCTCCATGTCCTCGAGGAGCCTCAGAACGGACTGCGGGGAAACCCCGAGCTCATCGCCCAGGTCCCTTAGCGTCACCTTGACCTTCTCTCCAATAGCCCCCCTTTTGGCCAGCAGGATGAGCAGTCTTACCCTCTTCATAGCGTTTCCCTCTTCGACAGTCTGTCAGCGAGCCTGAGCGGTCTGGGATAACCCCCCTCAAGCAGAGGCTCGATGATTCTCACCGCGGATTCCAAGTCGATTAGATGGCCGACGCTTACATAAGCTTTTCCCATCCGCTTGAACAAGCCTTCCGGCGCACCTCTCAGGGGGCCCTTGGCAACTCCTATGGTTGGCCGTCCGACCAGCAGACCAATGTGAGAGGCCAGTCCGTAGCCACGCGGGTGCGCCCTTCCGTGTCCCTCAACGAGGAGGAGGTCGAATTCCTCACCGCGGAGCACCATGAGAACCGGCCTAGTTTCTCTCAGGAAAAAGTATGTGGGAATGTACGGAAACGTGACATCAACCACGGCCGTTTTTGATCCCAGGACCTCGCAGTCCGGAAAGGTGCAGAGAACCAGGGCCGCCCTTGCCATGTTCCCTCTGTACGACACGTCCACTGCGGCGACAACCCGTACATTCCCGGGATCAACTGGTCTCTCCACGACCCTTCTGGCGAGTTTCGCCTGGGCCGCGGCGATCCTCTCAAGTTTTTTCTGCAATTCGGTAAGCACATAATCACCGAATTATGTTTTTATGCAATTGCTTCATTGGTTTGTTCCGTCTTCCCGTTTTTCCAGCGCCCCGGCCGCAAGGTCGAGTTTTGTCTCCAGGCTTTTACTCAGCTTTGCCCTCATGAGGTCTTCGAGGGTCCTTTCAAGGATGTTCCGTGCCTGGTCCTGCTTTCCCCTTACGTTCACGAGCCCCTTTGGATACTCCAGCGTCATCAGCTCCTCGTAGGTCTTCTCCATGGTGCGGTAGGTTCTCTCCGCCCCCTCGAGGTTCCCGTCGAGGAGGAGCAGCAGGAAGTGCCTCCTGAGCTCACCGATGAAGTCCCCGATACCGAGGGCGTAGTCGGCGTGGGGAACCCCAAGCTCTCCCGGCGATGGCCACTCCTCCCCGGTCATGTACGCGAAGAACAGGCTGGCCTCAACGAACTCCTGATGGGCGCTCTGGACGTAGCCAGTGTGGTAAAGGTCGGGATGGTCCTTCAGCTTCCTCCTCAGCTCCTCGACCTTCTCGCGGACGAGTCTCAGCCGTTTCTCAGCCTCCTCAACCTCTCCCCTGTGCAGGGCCTTTATCGTATCCCCGCTCATCCTGACTATCTCCCTCGTCAGCCTCAGAGCCTCCTCCCTGAGCGAATCCTTCTCATCGAGAACCTCCCTAATCTCGGCGATTATTTCCTTCAGTTCCATGATCTCACCGGAAGAAGTTCAACAAAGGGGTTAAAAATGTGGGCTCGGCCCATCTCCATCCCTCATCGGCGGCCGGACGGCGTCCTCCGGCGGTCCGGAGGGCGAGCCCTGTCCGCCCGGCATCGTCGCACCCGCTCATCGCTGCCCGAACGCTCCCGGGACCGGGCCGCCGGGCGTCGTCGGATGCTCATGCGAATGATTTTCGGGGAAAATTTTAAGGGTTTCGGAATAAATAACTGACAGGAATATTCGGCTCTCGAATTCATGCCGAAAAGTATATAAACGGATGCACAGACCCGACCATACAAACCCCCAGAGGTGACGCTCATGGCTGAGAAGGTCAGGAACATAGTTGTTGAGGAGCTTATGAGGACCCCCGTTGAGATGCAGAGGGTCGAGCTCGTTGAGAGGAAGGGTATAGGACACCCTGACAGCATTGCCGACGGCATAGCCGAGGCGGTCAGCAGGGCGCTCAGCAGGGAGTACGTGAAGAGGTACGGCATCATCCTCCACCACAACACCGACCAGGTTGAAGTCGTCGGCGGTAAGGCCTACCCGCGCTTTGGCGGCGGTGAGGTCATCAAGCCGATATACATACTTCTCTCAGGTAGAGCGGTTGAGATAGTTGACCGCGAGCTCTTCCCGGTTCACGAGGTTGCCATCAAAGCCGCCCGCGAGTATCTCAGGAAGGCCGTCAGGCACCTCGACCTCGAGAACCACGTCGTCATCGACTCCCGCATCGGACAGGGCAGTGTGGACCTCGTCGGTGTCTTCAACAAGGCCAAGGAAACCCCGATCCCGCTCGCCAACGACACCAGCTTTGGCGTCGGCTACGCTCCGCTCAGCGAAACCGAGAGGATAGTTTACGAGACCGAGAGGCTCCTCAACAGCGATGAGTTCAAGAGGAAGTACCCGGCGGTTGGTGAGGACATCAAGGTCATGGGCCTCAGGAAGGGCGATGAGATAGACGTCACCATCGCGGCCGCCATAGTGGACAGCGAGGTTGCCAACCCGGATGAGTACATGGCCGTCAAAGAGGCCATCTACGAGGCGGCCAGGGGAGTTGCCGAGGCCCACACCGAGAGGAAGGTCAACATCTACGTCAACACCGCCGACGACCCCGAGAAGGGCATCTACTACATCACTGTCACCGGAACGAGTGCCGAGGCCGGTGACGACGGTAGCGTTGGAAGGGGCAACCGCGTGAACGGTCTCATAACCCCGAACAGGCACATGAGCATGGAGGCTGCCGCAGGAAAGAACCCGGTCAGCCACGTCGGAAAGATTTACAACCTCCTCTCGATGCTCATAGCCAACGACATAGCGGAGCAGGTTGAGGGTGTCGAGGAGGTCTACGTCAGGATACTCAGCCAGATAGGCAAGCCCATCGACGAGCCGCTCGTCGCGAGCGTCCAGATAATCCCGAAGAAGGGCTACCACCTCGAGACCATCCAGAAGCCGGCCTACGAGATAGCCGACGCCTGGCTCGCCGACATAACAAAGATACAGAAGATGATTCTCGACGATCAGCTCAACGTCTTCTGATTCCTTTCTCTTTCCAGGTTTTCTAAGCCCGAGATCTGATCGGGAGTTTAAAAGTTTTGGAAGAAGCCTCAGACGGCCGGGTAGCCGCTCTGCTTGAGGACCCTTATGAGCTTCGCCTCTTCGAGCGCTATAGCGACCTTCTCTTTCTTGACCTTGGCGAGCTGGGAAGCGGCGGCCTTCTTCTGCCGGGCCATTCTCACGAGGCGGGCCTCCTCGAGGGCGAGAAGCTCCTTCCTCTTCTTAACAACCTCAAGCCTCTTCTGAAGTAGGGTGGATTTCAACTTCTCCATAGATATCACCTAAACTCTTAGGCGCTCCCGGCCCTTATAAGGTTTTCGATAAATGCTACATGTACATTCGGCAATTGACGGAAGACAAGGATATAAGCCCCGGCGTGTATCCCGCACCCGGTGAAGTGAGGATGATAATAGCGGTAACCGGAACGCCGGGGGTCGGAAAGACCACCGTATCAAGGCTCTTAAGCGAGAAACTTGGCTACGAATACGTGGGCGTTAAAGAATTCGCCAGAGAAAAGGGTATCGGCGAGATGGTAGGAGACGAGCTGGAGATAGATGTCGATGAGCTGGCCGAAGCCATGTTGCGGGAGTTTCACGGGAGGGATGTTGTGATAGATGGCCACCTCAGCCACTTTGTACCGGCGGACGTCGTAATAGTCCTCCGTGCCGATCCCAGACTCGTTGCTGAGAGACTGATGGAACGGGGCTACTCGAGGGAGAAGCTCGCCGAGAACGTCGAGGCGGAGCTGGTGGACGTCATCTTGGTCGAGGCCCTCGAGGAAAACGAAAACGTTCTGGAGATTGACACGACGGGAAAGACCCCCGGCGAGGTTGTGGAGGAGATATCCGAACTCCTTGAAAGGGGAATTAAAAGGCGGTTTGGAATCGTTGACTGGAGCG encodes:
- a CDS encoding CBS domain-containing protein, which translates into the protein MVIIPRPIEPQEIRRIRKELGITQEELAEKAGVTQAYIAKLETGKVDPRLSTFNRILQALLECKRAQLTARDVMSSPVLSVKPYDSVENVIKLMNEHNISQIPVIAGNKVVGSVTERTLVRQSLEYEDIYDHKVMEVMEEPFPIVNEDEDLEVVKYLLEEHPAVLVQDREGRITGIITRVDIFRIGKGRG
- a CDS encoding DMT family transporter, whose amino-acid sequence is MDALIIGVLAALASAFSWAASTILIKAGMRDKSPVAANIFRLYAVSVMFAVIFLINGTFSKVAGLSPKLLAVAFVSGAFGFVIGDYFYLNALKMMGVSRTVPITSTYPLWAILWAFLFLGRDISAQIIVGAALVVSAIVVVRKAEEEEDINPRGFLFAILAPISWSFAILTMDWLTGYVDVLTLAGIRMMFAALAVSSFLPRYAGELRRITLREALLLTGAAATGLLLGQYLFVYSINLVGSQISAPVSAINPIIASALAILILKEPPNRRILEGLILAVLGVILISTG
- a CDS encoding DHH family phosphoesterase, coding for MRVLVLGGGAIGRAMADSLRGEFEVVVVEKDEIRARALEESGFHVIHGDFSYTATLLKAGVDKAELIIITTMNVDVIKKTVYVIRTNNKDVPIVTVLPDDVGLDDLVSQINDEYEAEVKVDYAVSPRSALKDALIRTVGRIGERKNANLLVKKLKELRNQADSLLIVMHDNPDPDAIASATALSVIAQTLGFKTQIVYGGEIAHHENRAFVNLLGIDLRKVSRGSYELKRYPFIALVDCQPNGNLTTLDQSDYKKIKILIDHHQILQHLQELIPEDAFLDIRPDVHSSAAILAEYLRMLNISLSPLMATALFYGIYIDTKKFSKLSHVDLRAIEFLAGKVDYELLDKIEHPDISTETAEILAKAIMNRRIYKNVVVSNVGFITNRDAIAESADFLLRLEGITTVLVFGIVDDRIEISARTRDVRVNIGAVLREAFGDIGSGGGHSRSGGARIPLGIFKLAKDKGSLLRLAEEAITEKFLEALKVKEG
- a CDS encoding PRC-barrel domain-containing protein produces the protein MVMRLSKLYGKQIYNTKGYYVGYVDEILIDIDRGQGKVLALGLPSEKVGVPYNRVTAIGDIILVKAKEE
- a CDS encoding DUF120 domain-containing protein, giving the protein MKRVRLLILLAKRGAIGEKVKVTLRDLGDELGVSPQSVLRLLEDMEGEGFIEKSVEGKKTYVEISPSGLAFLEELCDAISGVLYNGVIIGEVISGIGEGAYYVRQYSQLIEEYLGFKPYPGTLNIRVIFPRTVFDALCGVRPVILPGFVKDGRTFGDVKAYRVRIGDAEGAIVIPSRTVHPPKIAEIVAPIYLREKLNLQDGSKITIKVVKS
- a CDS encoding endonuclease V, whose product is MLTELQKKLERIAAAQAKLARRVVERPVDPGNVRVVAAVDVSYRGNMARAALVLCTFPDCEVLGSKTAVVDVTFPYIPTYFFLRETRPVLMVLRGEEFDLLLVEGHGRAHPRGYGLASHIGLLVGRPTIGVAKGPLRGAPEGLFKRMGKAYVSVGHLIDLESAVRIIEPLLEGGYPRPLRLADRLSKRETL
- a CDS encoding translin family protein encodes the protein MELKEIIAEIREVLDEKDSLREEALRLTREIVRMSGDTIKALHRGEVEEAEKRLRLVREKVEELRRKLKDHPDLYHTGYVQSAHQEFVEASLFFAYMTGEEWPSPGELGVPHADYALGIGDFIGELRRHFLLLLLDGNLEGAERTYRTMEKTYEELMTLEYPKGLVNVRGKQDQARNILERTLEDLMRAKLSKSLETKLDLAAGALEKREDGTNQ
- a CDS encoding methionine adenosyltransferase, with translation MAEKVRNIVVEELMRTPVEMQRVELVERKGIGHPDSIADGIAEAVSRALSREYVKRYGIILHHNTDQVEVVGGKAYPRFGGGEVIKPIYILLSGRAVEIVDRELFPVHEVAIKAAREYLRKAVRHLDLENHVVIDSRIGQGSVDLVGVFNKAKETPIPLANDTSFGVGYAPLSETERIVYETERLLNSDEFKRKYPAVGEDIKVMGLRKGDEIDVTIAAAIVDSEVANPDEYMAVKEAIYEAARGVAEAHTERKVNIYVNTADDPEKGIYYITVTGTSAEAGDDGSVGRGNRVNGLITPNRHMSMEAAAGKNPVSHVGKIYNLLSMLIANDIAEQVEGVEEVYVRILSQIGKPIDEPLVASVQIIPKKGYHLETIQKPAYEIADAWLADITKIQKMILDDQLNVF
- a CDS encoding adenylate kinase family protein, with translation MIIAVTGTPGVGKTTVSRLLSEKLGYEYVGVKEFAREKGIGEMVGDELEIDVDELAEAMLREFHGRDVVIDGHLSHFVPADVVIVLRADPRLVAERLMERGYSREKLAENVEAELVDVILVEALEENENVLEIDTTGKTPGEVVEEISELLERGIKRRFGIVDWSGVYDEVLPYLRLGSGRM